From Montipora foliosa isolate CH-2021 chromosome 6, ASM3666993v2, whole genome shotgun sequence, a single genomic window includes:
- the LOC138006973 gene encoding uncharacterized protein, which translates to MEREIPTVNGVEFSWENLKKKLDLPFDRLDEPGIHYYLNTDRYAYGGVIDVHSRLDNLPQVRGAEVLAVNADCTKVYFEEDGIWKPYQSARNIRCTRAKRWF; encoded by the exons ATGGAAAGAGAG ATACCAACAGTGAATGGAGTTGAGTTCAGTtgggaaaatttaaaaaagaaattggatCTGCCATTTGATCGTCTAGATGAACCAG GGATTCACTATTACCTCAACACAGATCGGTACGCCTACGGCGGTGTAATAGATGTTCACTCCAGGCTGGATAACCTGCCGCAGGTACGTGGCGCGGAGGTGCTGGCCGTTAATGCCGACTGCACCAAGGTATATTTCGAAGAGGATGGAATTTGGAAACCATATCAAAGCGCGAGAAATATCCGTTGTACACGAGCAAAGCGATGGTTTTAG